The window TTGGAGTTTGGGTtgtcggcgaggagggaggcgtcgATCCGTCCCCAGCCGCGCCGGTGCCAGGGCAGGGATCCATCTCCTCCACGCAAGTCAACTAAATGGTCACAGGGGCAATTTTGTCACACCACGGTGGAAATCATTTGCAAATCAGCTAATTTGGTCGAAATGGCAAAGTAGCAATGTGGCGTCGTTCGAAAATGGCATTATAACGAAGCCACAATCCGGAGTGGCATTCTGGCGAAACCCCATCCTGACGATGgctaaatgtcaattttctccaATGAAAAGGGATCATCTGACTTAACTGTTGTGTAATTGAGCCACTGACACATGGAAAGAGACTCACATGTCAGCATATGTACTTTCTCCTTGTCTTTTTCTTAACCAACGCTTGTAAGATCttgtattgtactccctccgtcccataatataagtgattttgagtttttacttatacggtttgaccactcgtcttattaaaaaaaattggaatcattatttacttttttgtgacttactttattatccaaaatactttacacataacttttcgttttttatatttgcataaattatttgaataagacgagtggtcaaacactacaagcaaaaactcaaaatcccttatattatgggacggagagagtagtattcATCAAAACGTTAGATACCCGGGTGAACTAATATATGTTGGTATGAGTCATTTCAGCATACTCCTGTGAGAAGCAGCAAATGGACAATTACATGTATGAGAGTATCTGATAAATTTTATGATCCTTGCATATATAGAACCTGAAATATGCACCATTTATTCCATTCTATTTTGCAAAGAAGAATGTGTAAACGGTATCAGAGCTCGAAAATTTTCACGCATAGGGCTAAACTAATGAAGAGCTATTTTTTCACGAATAAtatagcatttttttaaaaaatataataagaaTTACGGAGCGATTTCAGCCTAAACAAATAAGagctatttttttcacaaattatatagcatttttttaaaaatataataaggATTACGGAGCTAGGTATAGGGTTTCAACCCTAGTTGCTCCATGTTTGTTTTCCGCCCCAGTGCGCAGATAATTGTTACCTAGCTCTACATATTTTGTTTAAATAGCATAGAGTATAGAGCAGATGATGGACACAAGTCGTCTGCAGTACTgcaggctgacatgtgggcccacagccctcgggcccacatgtcagcctgaAGTACCGCACATGCTCTGCAGGGGATCTCAATTGAGCAGATGATATTGATCTCTTAGGTCTAAATTTCATAAGTAAACTATTTATAAGGTATTGTTTGAGTTGTTGATAAAACCTAACTAACAAGCTTTAATACGTAGagaaaaagaagattcctacaacattgtactccctccgtccctaatataaggattttaactttttgcctgtactgtttgaccattcgtcttatttaaaaaaatttagaattattatttattttatttgtgacttactttattatccaaagtattttaagtataacttttcgtttttatatttgcacaattttttttaaataagacgagtggttgaACAGTGCacacaaaatatcaaaatcccttatattatgggatggagggagtactgtcTTAACCAAATTCCTCATGTTATTTCCCATCTTCGTCTACTGTGGAGGAGCTCTAACTCATTACTCATCCGTTATAATTATCATTTTCTTTAGGACAAAACTCGGTTTAGTATGTAACATTTGATATACTACCCGGTCGAACCGTACCAAGCTTTCTTGTAACATATATGATGGTGTTGGAGATCTCTAGCCAATCTTATGCCACATCGCATATATTTCTTTTAACTATGTATGTGCCCTAAATAAACTTAGACATTTATTCGAGCCCTAGTTTTAAAGACAAATTCTATCTACCCAAATTGTACCGATTCTACCCAGCACACATGCTAAAggaattttgcaaaattatgtaTGCTCGTGTGGCTGATCTCTCCTCTCTACTACACATCCATTGTATAAAAACGAGATTTGAAGGGAGAGATACCcctctaaacttttttttgtaaaatgaATTGATAAACATGTCAAAAATTAAACACGAGATTTTAAAATGGAAACCACACGCTCTTTACAACTGCACCGTGAAGTGATCTCTCACCTCCGGTGTACAAGCATTTTCCATCGAACCCTCCATCCCCATGGCGGGTGGTTCATTCGACGAGACGCCGCCAACGCCAAATCCCGGCGCGAACCAAAAAGCGCGGGAAAAATTTCCCCGCACCCGCGCCATCTCCACCTATAAAGatctcgccgccgcagccgccttctCCTCTACACTACTAGTCCTCTTCACCCCGCCGCTTCCACCAGATGGGCCGCAAGAGGAGGGCTAGGGTTtcccgcgacggcgacggcgaggaggaggaggagcccgcgcCGGTCGCCGCAGAGAGCAAGAGCCTCTACGAGGTAAATCCCCAACTCCAAACCCTAGGTCTATGGCTTACGAGGTGTTACCCGTACGGGTAGCGGTTGATTTTGCGGCGGGGTGGTGTTGGTCTGATCGAATCGTGTGCTGGATGCCTGGATCGatgtttttttgttctttttcttttttttccgggATTCGAGGGTGAGGAGCGCATCTGATTGTTCGATGCGATAGCGGGATAGCTTTCGTTTTCTTGTTTATCCGGTGTCGCGTCAGGTTCCGCCCGTTGGGGAATTTCGTGGTTCGCTGCGCGGATTGATCGTGTGTTAGTACTAGTGTACAAGTATAACCCATATTTGCATACCAGATTACCTCGAATTGAAGCAACTGTGTGTACCATTTCAATGTGCAAAAACAATTGGGCAAGATTATGCTACTGATGAACCCAAAGTACGAAGTGCGTACTTATGCAATAGGAAAAACATTTTGTATCCCAAACATGGAGGCAGTTGCTTGAAGGCTCACATTTCACTTGTGAAGCCTTATGACTGATATGGGAGAGTGCTTATTGGTTTGGCCTTAACTTTCAGCTCTAGTTTTGGGCTTCGCAGTAGTAGTACCTCTCCAAGGATTTTATAGTGACTTAATCTTCTTTAAATCTTGCTGGCCTTCCTGCCAATTGCTCTTTGATGGTATGGCATTCTTGCCTTTGAGCTATACCTGTTCCTCTTAAGTATTACTGCCACAGAATTTATGAAGGTCAACTGATGTTTAAATCTAATTTTTATCATGTTCTGGAATCTGGAGTAAATGTCAAACAATCAAACAGTTACGTGGCTGGGTGTGATAGGGCCTCTAACTCTCTACTATGCACATACATTGAGGACATAGTTCAATCCTTGCTAGCTTGTCTCGTTAAAAATTTATATTGTCAAATAAAAAGGGTTTCTCATATCATCTGATCAATCAGAAAACACCAATGACTGGGTAAAGTGTGCAAGAGCCAAGAGGTACAAGAGGTTGTGATTGGCGGTTGATCTCAAGCTATACCACTATTAGTTTTAaaagcaagtacaatagcattACCTTACTTGCATAACTTAATTCAATAAACCTTATATATGTCCCAGCTGTTCAGacatcagtattttttttttgtcttgatcTGTGCTGAAAAATTGTAATTAATTGGCGCACACTACTAGACTGTTTAGCgcgttttaaaaaaattctagacTGAAGGAAATGTTGCTGAAACCTAAGCTTAATGAAGTGCCAAAGAAGAGCTGAAAGAGTTCATGGAAATTCATGTAATTGACTTTAAAAAGGCCACAAATCATAAGATTGCAACCAGAAACAGTGGCTCCTATAGGCTGAGctagctgcaagcctgcaacttAAGAGCCCCATCGGTtggcctaataagccaaagcaaaagccaaaatttgaattttcgaacttgattttaagatattttcaatgtaGTTTCTTTTAGTGTTGGATTTTAAGTTGCtatgaacaaatatataaaagttttacctataaattaatttttatatgGCTTATTAGAGAATATGGGCAACCAATGAGACTTATTGTGCTGCTACCTCCCTAGCAGTGACCCCTAGCAAAGGGCATTGCTGGCTTCCTGCAGCAGTTGTCTGTGGTGCAGGTGCAGCTAGCTCAGTGGAATCGgcctaaattatttatttttaagcgAAGCTGTAGAAAGGAACCTAAAGTACATATGCAATCAGAAACAATTGTTATGCTTCAGTTTTGTCTTTCTTTATAACACAAGTAACTCATTTGATGTTTCCTTTCTTCATTCTGAAGATCTTAGGGGTTGAGAGGACAGCTTCACAGCAGGAAATAAAGAAGGCTTATCACAAGTTGGCCTTACGTCTTCATCCAGACAAGAATCCTGGAGATGAGGTAGGATCTTGTTTCCAAATTTTTTCCATGGATTAAGTGCCATTTGTCTCAATTGAGCTGTTATGTGATGTCAGGAAGCCAAGGAGAAATTTCAGCAGCTTCAGAAGGTGATATCTATTCTTGGGGATGAGGAGAAAAGGGCATTATATGATGAGACTGGaattgctgatgatgatgtgagCACCTGATTCCAAGTAGTGTGATTTCCAACCTTTCACTCCCAGTAGATTTTCTGAAGTTTTGTCTTTTCCTGTAGGCACTGGTTGGAGAAGCTGCAGACAATCTTCAAGAGTACTTCAGAGCTGTTTACAAAAAGGTATCTTTTTGGTCCATATCAAcaaaaaaacttgtgctatCTGTTCACCTATACAATGATCGGTGATGACCTACACTTCTGCAGGTTACTGAGGCTGATATTGAAGAATTTGAAGCTAAGTACAGAGGGTCAGATTCTGAAAAAAAGGACTTGAAGGATCTATATACAAAATTTAAAGGCAACATGAACAGGTGGCTTACAAAATTTAGTGTTGATTAATTTTCTATACAGAAGGCAATGAATTGCAAGTGAATAATTGGGTTCCATTTCTATTTTAATTTGGTGCCCTTGTATGCAGGCTTTTTTGTTCAATGATTTGCTCAGATCCAAAGCTTGATTCCCATCGCTTTAAAGATATAATTGATGAGGCAATTGCTGAAGGTAAATGATTATATGCTGTTGCCATATAATTTTATCATATAATATTGAAtacctttttctattccttttctACAATGAAGCGCTGGCAAAGTGTTTAGCTTATCATGCTAACTCAATCTATTCCCTGAAACTTCTCTAATGGTTAAACTCCTTTCCATTTCCTTCCCTTTTGTAGGTGAGCTGAAGTCAACAAAAGCATATGATAAATGGGCCAAGAAGATCTCCGAGATTGAACCTCCCACAAACCCATTAGAGAGAAGAGTGAAGTAAGCTCTCATTCTCTTATCTCCCAAGTAATCCGCCTTCCGAGATGTTGTCTACCATCAGTTGCTCACTACTGCATTTGCCTCAAACCTCGTCAcaggaagaacaagaagaagagcgAGGAGAACGATCTGATCCTCGCGATCTCACAGCGCAGGGCGCAGCGGAAGGACCGGTTCGACTCGGTGCTCTCATCCATCATGTCCAAATGTGACCCAAAGGGGAGCAGCAGCTCGGAGCCCACGGAAGAGGAGTTTGAGCAAGCTCGTCAGAGGCTCGAGAAAAAGCGTTCCAAGAACCGCAAATGATTCGCCTTGCAGCCTCCCTTGTGGCTTGTGCAATTCTGTTTCATCGAGTTTGTTAACCAGGCCTATCTTTGACAGATCAGATTGTCTGATATTCTGATCCCTAGTATCTATGTGAGATTGGCTGCTTCTGTTGTGGTGCAAGTTCAGGCTGGAATCTGAACTTCCTGCTCTTTTGCTGAAACTGGGGCCGATCTTTAGCATCACTGCATATGTGTATAATCAAAATCTTAAATGTTTCCTGGATGTGAACTTGTGATCTAGTTTCTGTATAAGTTAATCCAGTAGCTGTCTTGAGTTTTTACGCCTGTAAACGATATAAACAAGAATGCATCATCAACAGGGACGAGAGGCGGGTTTGCAATCTCGTTTTGGGGTTGAATTGTGAGGCACAGCACTATTTTCACTAAATTCTGATGAAATTTCAAACGGAACTATTCATAAAACTGAATGGTTTGGGAAGCTCGAATAAAATTCGCATGAACAATCTTGATAAAAACTGGTTGGTTTTTGCGAAATTTTCTGTGATTTCGAGATAGGCTAGAAATCATATTTTtgagaagggggggggggggggttcgaatggtatttgaaaattttaggGTTTAAACAGCAAAATTCGATTGAAATTTGGCAAACGCCATTAGATTAGAACTTCATCGAGCAATCACCTCCACTAATCACCACCACCCCTATCTTGGCAAACCCACTAATCACCACCCCCATTTTTGGCGAAGCTCCACCCCGAGCTTCGCTCATGGCCGCTCGCCCCGCCATTAAAATCCCCCgcgcgcctcgcctcgcctcgcagcTCAACGCCACCACCGCGCGCCTGCAGCCCGAGAAGCCGTCGATCGACAACATCACCCGTCTCCTCCCCCACCCCGCAGAGCCCAgcacttcgccgccgccgcccgggatGGAGATGAAGAAGATCGCCTGCGCCGTGCTGCTCGCCGTGGCGGCGTCCGCCTCCGCGGTCGAGGCCTCCGAGTCCCCGGCGTCCGCGCCGGGCCCCGGGTCCGccagcggcgccaccgccgtcgcggccgcgcccgccgccgccgccgccgtcgtgctctCCTTCCTCGCCTACTGCCTGCATTGAtgacgaggagagagagagtgagagagagggtgTCTCACGTGGGAGAAGGCGGCGCGGCTGgtttatttgtgtttttttttaaaaatatatgatcTAATTCGTTGGCTAATTTGATTGTTTTTGGTTTATATTTTAAATCTACGTGTTTGTGAATTGtggttgaatatatatatatatatatatatatatatatatatatatatatatatatatatatatatatatatatatatatatatatatatatatatatatatatatatatcatgttgCTTAATTTGTTTTCTGACGTTGTACCTGCTCAAATCCACACTTGTAAGCTTGTAACCGTTATTTTATGGCAATTTAAATATAGCATATGAATTGATTTGTTcctttttaattgttttttttgtttaaaataCATTCAGATCGTTATAGATTTATCGAAAACGGTAAACATCTTTAACACAAGTCGTTTTGTGGCATGGAGAACCATCTGCCGCTCAAGCTTATAGAATGGACGCAGGAGTAGGTGGGTGGATGGCATGATTCATGTGGCTGGCTATTGTATTAGCCCAACTACATTGTTTCAGTTAGCTTTTATGAAactgataaataatattgatattactactccctccgagttgataatatttgtcgttttaaaaatatagtctaagaaacatatttgaccactattttctattataatatatatagaaatatcacaaatatataattttattgaagtacatttttaaaactaatatatacatatagttttcatatttctaagataaatattttataaattatttatagtcaaagaTTTGAAGGTTTGACTTTACTCTGCTTCAAAATGATAAGTATTACCAGTTCGAATGGAGTATAGTACATTGTTTCTCCTTAAAAAATCTACATCATGTTATCCGCGTCACATTACTAAAATCATAAAGAGATGTGACACTtcataatactacgaatctagactaAGAGACGGTTCAGATTCGTAATACTAGAAAATATATTCCTCCAGAAtcgcttatattatgggacggacgTAACATATAGAAGTTGATTTAGAATATTAAAACTCAACTAATCAATCACATGGTAATgactttttcttttgtttttggtgGCTTAACTTCATCTCAACCAAATCTAAATTCGACCTGCTATATCTGCTCATCCAGTTAGATCTCGACCGTCGAATCTGCACGATCCACGATATCAAATTCgcgatatatatatttttttaaaaaatacaaaattccAAGAACACAAGTTGCCAATATGCCCTGACAAagacaacaaaaaaaagaacagaagaaaaaaaaaattaccaagACAAAATTCCCCTATCTATTGACTAACCCAAACCCAAAGCACATAAGCATGTGATTAGCAAAAGACGCCgtactctctctctcatcaAACTGCTGACGTACGCACGCCGTGAGACGCCGCCGCAGCAAAAGCTTCCCTtcccccatctccctctcctctcctctcctccccgcctCCCCCCGCCTCGATACCCTGCAAGCCCTAGCTCTCTCTCGCCGCCAATGGAGTCGCAGGTGCTGGTGGCGCTCGCCCTCTCGCTCGTCGGCGGCCTCAGCACGTCCATCGGTATGGCCCCGCCCCCTCGCGCCTCTTCCCCTCTCAACAGTTTCGTTTCGGGGGTTTGGATGCTGCTCTGCCTGCGGTCGGGCGCGGTTTCCTAGGGTTCCGCGGGTGGATTTAAGGCCGTTTTGTGTAGCTTGCGGGCTCGCTGCTTGAAGGAATCGCCAAGTGGCTGAGCATCTCGCAATCTCGCGTTCCTGGGAATTTCTGTGTTTCTGGTGAGTTTCAGGTGTCGATAGCGAATTCTGTCTTGCTACCGCTCGTATAGGTGACTTCCATGCGAATTCAGATGCATCCTTTATTAGCAAATCGAAAATTAGTGTTTAGGATTTTTGTTAAGAAAGAGAGTTCAGAATCCAGTGAGTATCTCCCTTTTGTACCATTTTGGCTTGTGAGTGATGAATGTTTTGCTATTTAGGCCTCTGAATATGAAAATTAATTGATCACAATGATTCATCAGATTTTTTTGTTTTAAGGTCAGCAATGGGGTgttgtaatttgtaaataagTGGCATAACTGGACAGGTTTAGTGGCAGGGTGTGGTTTTCTCTTATGTGTACTATGTATAACAGGATAAGTAATAAATGTCGTTGCATGGTCAAAAACTTTTAACCCCTAGGGTTCAACATTGTACTTCCTTATGTTTGGTTAACAATTTGCGACCGTGAATGATCTCAGGACATTGAGCGATGAGTACTCTCTTTTAAAACTGTCCCTAATACTATGTGGAGGGTTTCCAGCAAGGCTTCTTTGTGCCATTTTCCCACTTTAGAAGCTCCAATTTTCTGTTTTTCAGGTGCGCTGTTTGTGATTTTGAATCCGACGCCTAATCTTAAGATGCTTGGGCTTCTACAGGTGATAAGCTTTGTTCTCTATAGTAATGGAGCAACTTCACTATCTTTTAAGCAAGTTCTGGTTTTGCTATTGGTTCTTGGTAGATTGATCTCTTGCTGTTACTGAATACAGGGTTTTGCCGCTGGACTTATGTTGAGCATTTCCTTTCTAGATTTGGCACACAATGCATTGAATTCTATTGGTTTCTTGAAGGGCAACCTTTGGGTCAGTCATGCTTTGCCTATACTTATAGTATCCATGCCAATGTAATGCCGATCTATCTCATACAATAAGCAGCAACCATTGttaactaataataatattttgcaGTTTTTTGCTGGAGTTCTTTTCTTTGGTTTGGTTGTCAAGTTTATTCCAGAGCCAACTGTTGTGCCAACAGCTGATGCAGGCAAGAAGCAGGTTGAAATAAGCAGCCTTAATAATGTTTTCACAATCATATTAGTCTGTTTTCAAATACCAAGGCTGAACAGAATTTAGTTCTCTATGTTTGGTTTGAGGAAAGCAGACTGACGATGATGGTTCGGGTAAagatatgatgaaaaaacatCGTCGGCAAGTATTATTCAGTGGGATCATTACTGCTGTTGGTAAGAAAATAAGACTTCTGTATCACTAAGCATACAACCAGACATGCATTCCTATTGAACTTACACCAGGCCATTATTCAAACTGTTTCTTGATATATGTTGTGTGGCTTTGCTTCCTTGTTCCTTGAGATACTACAACAATCTGATTTGATACTTATTATGAGCCTGCAGGAATCAGCTTGCATAACTTTCCGGAGGGGATGGCAGTATTTTTGGGATCCATGAAGGTATTGCTTTTGTATATTCATCATTCCAATATAGTGGCATCATTCATCTGTTGAAGGGATCTGTAACTTGCATTTTTTTCATCTAATAGAAGTTACTTGGGACCAACCACCTTTCAAAGCCTTTACTAGCTCTGGTCTATAACACTATATAACATAGTTTTGGTGTTCCAATAGTTACTGTATTTGAGTAGTTGGCTTGGCCTAGTTGCTAGTTGTATTTAATATCATTCTGTGTCCCAATAGATATCATGTTGGATATTTGTTAGCTTGCCCTGAATGTGTTTTGTTATGATGAAAAACTGCAGGGCCTTCGTGTGGGACTGAACTTGGCTATTGCTATTGCTTTACACAATATACCAGAGGTAGATAAATCAACTTATCAGCATTTCTGGTCCATGAGAATTCTTAACTACAGTTTGATGTTGCATATTGCTAATTAGGATACCCTAGCTTGTTGTATGTGCTTGCAGAAAGATTTGAATGCCATCTAAAGTTTGCCTCTTAGAAAATATCTGGTATTTCATTTATCAGTTTAATATGAATCGCCAACGTTATGGCAAACTAAATCatgacaaggaaaaaaaaatctcaagttTGGTTAATTATATATGCCCTTAAGCTGCAACATTTATGACATTTTCTAGATCTCAACAAGTCAATGTAGCTGTATCTGAATCATTGTTGAGTGTGGCAGGATAGAGTCTTGGACAACTTCTTTTAACTTCTACAGAACTTGGTTCATTTACTGTAGTATTTATCTGAAGCCCtaattagttgttttttttttcaccttctCAGGGGGTTGCTGTAGCTCTACCACTCTATTTTGCTACCAACA of the Oryza sativa Japonica Group chromosome 2, ASM3414082v1 genome contains:
- the LOC4328613 gene encoding LOW QUALITY PROTEIN: uncharacterized protein (The sequence of the model RefSeq protein was modified relative to this genomic sequence to represent the inferred CDS: substituted 1 base at 1 genomic stop codon), producing the protein MGRKRRARVSRDGDGEEEEEPAPVAAESKSLYEILGVERTASQQEIKKAYHKLALRLHPDKNPGDEEAKEKFQQLQKVISILGDEEKRALYDETGIADDDALVGEAADNLQEYFRAVYKKVTEADIEEFEAKYRGSDSEKKDLKDLYTKFKGNMNRLFCSMICSDPKLDSHRFKDIIDEAIAEGELKSTKAYDKWAKKISEIEPPTNPLERRVKKNKKKSEENDLILAISQRRAQRKDRFDSVLSSIMSKCDPKGSSSSEPTEEEFEQARQRLEKKRSKNRKWEFLCFWXVSGVDSEFCLATAQAPIFCFSGALFVILNPTPNLKMLGLLQGFAAGLMLSISFLDLAHNALNSIGFLKGNLWFFAGVLFFGLVVKFIPEPTVVPTADAGKKQTDDDGSGKDMMKKHRRQVLFSGIITAVGISLHNFPEGMAVFLGSMKGLRVGLNLAIAIALHNIPEGVAVALPLYFATNSKWQAFKVATLSGFAEPLGVIIVAYLFPSSLNPEVLEGLLGSVGGVMAFLTLHEMLPLAFDYAGQKQAVKAVFVGMAFMSASLYFLEISLPKEVSL